Proteins encoded in a region of the Neodiprion lecontei isolate iyNeoLeco1 chromosome 5, iyNeoLeco1.1, whole genome shotgun sequence genome:
- the LOC107227042 gene encoding protein argonaute-2 isoform X3 codes for MYPVGQPPPPGPTSSSSVGSGGASGSNVVASSSLGLVPAQQTHTPPQPPDLPKEKDDDSDEQQTIPVFSCPRRPNIGREGRPISLRANHFQITMPRGFVHHYDINIQPDKCPRKVNREIIETMVHAYSKIFGTLKPVFDGRNNLYTRDPLPIGNDRIELEVTLPGEGKDRVFRVVIKWVAQVSLFALEEALEGRTRQIPYDAILALDVVMRHLPSMTYTPVGRSFFSSPDGYYHPLGGGREVWFGFHQSVRPSQWKMMLNIDVSATAFYKAQPVIEFMCEVLDIRDINDQRKPLTDSQRVKFTKEIKGLKIEITHCGTMRRKYRVCNVTRKPAQMQSFPLQLENGQTVECTVAKYFLDKYKMKLRYPHLPCLQVGQEHKHTYLPLEVCNIVAGQRCIKKLTDMQTSTMIKATARSAPDREREINNLVRRADFNNDSYVQEFGLTISNNMMEVRGRVLPPPKLQYGGRVSSLSGQTKQQALPNQGVWDMRGKQFFTGVEIRVWAIACFAPQRTVREDALRTFTTQLQKISNDAGMPIIGQPCFCKYANGPDQVEPMFRYLKTTFQALQLVCVVLPGKTPVYAEVKRVGDTLLGMATQCVQAKNVNKTSPQTLSNLCLKINVKLGGINSILVPSIRPKVFNEPVIFLGADVTHPPAGDNKKPSIAAVVGSMDAHPSRYAATVRVQQHRQEIIQELSSMVRELLIMFYKSTGGYKPHRIILYRDGVSEGQFLHVLQHELTAIREACIKLESEYKPGITFIVVQKRHHTRLFCADKKEQSGKSGNIPAGTTVDVCITHPTEFDFYLCSHQGIQGTSRPSHYHVLWDDNHFESDELQCLTYQLCHTYVRCTRSVSIPAPAYYAHLVAFRARYHLVEKEHDRTGSAMETRGREAERNAGKMDCENERSADFTRLAALPKPIFTGEGSHQSGCSEDRTPGAMARAITVHADTKRVMYFA; via the exons ATGTATCCTGTAGGCCAGC CTCCGCCACCTGGGCCAACGTCCAGCTCCTCTGTAGGAAGTGGTGGGGCATCAGGGAGCAACGTCGTAGCCTCGAGCTCCTTGGGTTTGGTTCCCGCACAACAGACACACACACCTCCTCAGCCGCCTGACCTACCCA aagagaaagaCGATGATTCTGATGAGCAACAAACCATTCCAGTGTTTTCATGCCCAAGAAGACCGAACATCGGAAGAGAGGGCAGGCCGATAAGCCTGAGAGctaatcattttcaaataacgATGCCGAGAGGGTTTGTCCATCATTATGATATCAACATACAACCAGACAAATGCCCCAGAAAAGTGAACAGGGAAATCATTGAGACTATGGTCCACGCTTACAGCAAGATATTCGGCACTCTAAAACCCGTTTTCGATGGTAGAAATAATCTTTACACTAGAGACCCGTTGCCTATTGGCAATGACAGGATAGAACTTGAG GTGACTCTGCCTGGTGAAGGCAAAGACAGAGTGTTTCGAGTAGTTATAAAGTGGGTGGCTCAGGTGTCTCTCTTTGCGTTGGAAGAGGCTCTGGAAGGACGGACCAGGCAAATTCCCTACGACGCTATTCTTGCTCTGGACGTTGTAATGCGGCACCTACCATCCATGACTTACACTCCCGTCGGCCGGTCATTTTTCAGCAGTCCGGATGGCTACTATCATCCGCTCGGCGGCGGCAGAGAAGTTTGGTTCGGTTTTCATCAGTCCGTCAGGCCCTCGCAGTGGAAAATGATGCTCAATATTGACG TTTCTGCAACGGCGTTCTACAAGGCGCAACCCGTAATAGAATTCATGTGTGAGGTACTTGATATACGAGATATCAACGATCAGCGTAAACCACTCACTGACTCTCAGAGGGTGAAGTTTACTAAAGAAATAAAGGGccttaaaattgaaataacacaTTGTGGGACGATGAGACGGAAATACAGAGTATGTAACGTCACCAGAAAGCCTGCACAAATGCAATC ATTTCCTCTGCAATTAGAAAACGGACAAACAGTGGAATGTACAGTTGCCAAATACTTTTTAgacaaatataaaatgaagCTAAGGTATCCGCATCTTCCATGTCTTCAGGTCGGCCAAGAACACAAACACACTTACTTGCCGCTTGag GTATGCAACATAGTGGCGGGACAACGTTGTATAAAGAAATTAACTGACATGCAAACGTCAACGATGATCAAAGCGACAGCACGCTCGGCACCAGATCGTGAGCGCGAGATAAACAACCTAGTCAGACGTGCAGACTTTAATAATGACTCCTACGTACAAGAATTCGGTCTCACAATATCGAACAACATGATGGAAGTCAGAGGTCGTGTGTTACCGCCACCAAAATTACAGTACGGAGGGCGTGTTAGTTCACTCAGTGGACAG ACAAAACAGCAGGCACTGCCGAATCAAGGTGTGTGGGACATGAGAGGGAAGCAATTTTTCACTGGAGTCGAAATCCGAGTTTGGGCTATAGCCTGTTTCGCACCGCAAAGAACTGTGCGCGAGGACGCCTTGCGAACTTTCACGACGCAGCTGCAGAAGATAAGCAACGATGCGGGAATGCCGATCATTGGACAACCCTGCTTTTGCAAATACGCCAACGGACCCGACCAAGTTGAACCCATGTTTAGATACCTAAAGACAACATTCCAGGCTTTGCAGCTCGTCTGCGTTGTTCTACCGGGAAAAACTCCCGTCTACG CGGAGGTAAAGAGAGTCGGCGACACTTTGCTGGGCATGGCGACGCAGTGTGTGCAGGCAAAGAACGTCAACAAAACGTCGCCGCAGACGCTGTCTAACCTGTGCCTAAAGATAAACGTCAAACTGGGCGGCATAAACAGCATTTTAGTTCCGAGTATCAGACCGAAGGTATTTAACGAGCCTGTTATATTCCTCGGTGCTGATGTCACTCATCCGCCAGCTGGCGATAACAAGAAACCAAGCATTGCTGCTGTTGTCGGAAGCATGGATGCTCATCCTTCAAGGTACGCAGCGACGGTGAGAGTTCAGCAGCACAGGCAGGAAATCATCCAGGAATTAAGCTCCATGGTCAG AGAGCTGCTTATTATGTTTTACAAAAGTACGGGTGGTTACAAACCTCACAGGATAATATTGTACCGCGATGGAGTGTCAGAGGGGCAATTTTTGCATGTACTTCAGCATGAACTGACGGCTATTAGAGAAGCTTGTATTAAATTGGAGAGTGAGTACAAACCCGGCATCACCTTTATCGTCGTGCAAAAACGACACCACACGAGGCTGTTTTGTGCTGATAAAAAGGAACAGAGCGGCAAGAGCGGAAACATTCCTGCTGGGACTACTGTCGATGTTTGCATCACGCATCCCACTGAATTCGACTTTTATTTATGCAGCCACCAAGGCATACAG GGCACGTCAAGGCCGTCGCACTACCACGTTTTGTGGGATGACAATCACTTCGAGAGTGACGAACTCCAGTGCCTTACGTATCAGCTTTGTCACACTTACGTTAGGTGTACGAGATCAGTCAGTATTCCTGCGCCTGCTTACTACGCTCATCTGGTCGCATTCAGGGCCAGATACCATCTAGTAGAAAAGGAACACGATAG AACGGGCAGTGCCATGGAGACTAGAGGTAGGGAGGCTGAACGCAATGCTGGCAAAATGGACTGTGAAAATGAACGATCCGCGGATTTTACCCGCCTGGCAGCGCTACCAAAACCGATTTTCAC TGGCGAAGGATCGCATCAATCTGGTTGTAGCGAAGATAGAACGCCGGGAGCAATGGCGAGAGCCATAACAGTGCATGCGGACACAAAGCGAGTCATGTACTTTGCGTAA
- the LOC107227042 gene encoding protein argonaute-2 isoform X5: MTQMEQQLPIQVPDLSTLRITTAVSMLGKAYGCGQCSAPPPGPTSSSSVGSGGASGSNVVASSSLGLVPAQQTHTPPQPPDLPMFSCPRRPNIGREGRPISLRANHFQITMPRGFVHHYDINIQPDKCPRKVNREIIETMVHAYSKIFGTLKPVFDGRNNLYTRDPLPIGNDRIELEVTLPGEGKDRVFRVVIKWVAQVSLFALEEALEGRTRQIPYDAILALDVVMRHLPSMTYTPVGRSFFSSPDGYYHPLGGGREVWFGFHQSVRPSQWKMMLNIDVSATAFYKAQPVIEFMCEVLDIRDINDQRKPLTDSQRVKFTKEIKGLKIEITHCGTMRRKYRVCNVTRKPAQMQSFPLQLENGQTVECTVAKYFLDKYKMKLRYPHLPCLQVGQEHKHTYLPLEVCNIVAGQRCIKKLTDMQTSTMIKATARSAPDREREINNLVRRADFNNDSYVQEFGLTISNNMMEVRGRVLPPPKLQYGGRVSSLSGQTKQQALPNQGVWDMRGKQFFTGVEIRVWAIACFAPQRTVREDALRTFTTQLQKISNDAGMPIIGQPCFCKYANGPDQVEPMFRYLKTTFQALQLVCVVLPGKTPVYAEVKRVGDTLLGMATQCVQAKNVNKTSPQTLSNLCLKINVKLGGINSILVPSIRPKVFNEPVIFLGADVTHPPAGDNKKPSIAAVVGSMDAHPSRYAATVRVQQHRQEIIQELSSMVRELLIMFYKSTGGYKPHRIILYRDGVSEGQFLHVLQHELTAIREACIKLESEYKPGITFIVVQKRHHTRLFCADKKEQSGKSGNIPAGTTVDVCITHPTEFDFYLCSHQGIQGTSRPSHYHVLWDDNHFESDELQCLTYQLCHTYVRCTRSVSIPAPAYYAHLVAFRARYHLVEKEHDSGEGSHQSGCSEDRTPGAMARAITVHADTKRVMYFA; encoded by the exons ATGACACAAATGGAACAGCAGCTACCGATACAGGTGCCGGACTTAAGCACCCTACGGATTACAACCGCAGTCTCGATGCTAGGAAAGGCTTACGGATGTGGTCAATGCAgcg CTCCGCCACCTGGGCCAACGTCCAGCTCCTCTGTAGGAAGTGGTGGGGCATCAGGGAGCAACGTCGTAGCCTCGAGCTCCTTGGGTTTGGTTCCCGCACAACAGACACACACACCTCCTCAGCCGCCTGACCTACCCA TGTTTTCATGCCCAAGAAGACCGAACATCGGAAGAGAGGGCAGGCCGATAAGCCTGAGAGctaatcattttcaaataacgATGCCGAGAGGGTTTGTCCATCATTATGATATCAACATACAACCAGACAAATGCCCCAGAAAAGTGAACAGGGAAATCATTGAGACTATGGTCCACGCTTACAGCAAGATATTCGGCACTCTAAAACCCGTTTTCGATGGTAGAAATAATCTTTACACTAGAGACCCGTTGCCTATTGGCAATGACAGGATAGAACTTGAG GTGACTCTGCCTGGTGAAGGCAAAGACAGAGTGTTTCGAGTAGTTATAAAGTGGGTGGCTCAGGTGTCTCTCTTTGCGTTGGAAGAGGCTCTGGAAGGACGGACCAGGCAAATTCCCTACGACGCTATTCTTGCTCTGGACGTTGTAATGCGGCACCTACCATCCATGACTTACACTCCCGTCGGCCGGTCATTTTTCAGCAGTCCGGATGGCTACTATCATCCGCTCGGCGGCGGCAGAGAAGTTTGGTTCGGTTTTCATCAGTCCGTCAGGCCCTCGCAGTGGAAAATGATGCTCAATATTGACG TTTCTGCAACGGCGTTCTACAAGGCGCAACCCGTAATAGAATTCATGTGTGAGGTACTTGATATACGAGATATCAACGATCAGCGTAAACCACTCACTGACTCTCAGAGGGTGAAGTTTACTAAAGAAATAAAGGGccttaaaattgaaataacacaTTGTGGGACGATGAGACGGAAATACAGAGTATGTAACGTCACCAGAAAGCCTGCACAAATGCAATC ATTTCCTCTGCAATTAGAAAACGGACAAACAGTGGAATGTACAGTTGCCAAATACTTTTTAgacaaatataaaatgaagCTAAGGTATCCGCATCTTCCATGTCTTCAGGTCGGCCAAGAACACAAACACACTTACTTGCCGCTTGag GTATGCAACATAGTGGCGGGACAACGTTGTATAAAGAAATTAACTGACATGCAAACGTCAACGATGATCAAAGCGACAGCACGCTCGGCACCAGATCGTGAGCGCGAGATAAACAACCTAGTCAGACGTGCAGACTTTAATAATGACTCCTACGTACAAGAATTCGGTCTCACAATATCGAACAACATGATGGAAGTCAGAGGTCGTGTGTTACCGCCACCAAAATTACAGTACGGAGGGCGTGTTAGTTCACTCAGTGGACAG ACAAAACAGCAGGCACTGCCGAATCAAGGTGTGTGGGACATGAGAGGGAAGCAATTTTTCACTGGAGTCGAAATCCGAGTTTGGGCTATAGCCTGTTTCGCACCGCAAAGAACTGTGCGCGAGGACGCCTTGCGAACTTTCACGACGCAGCTGCAGAAGATAAGCAACGATGCGGGAATGCCGATCATTGGACAACCCTGCTTTTGCAAATACGCCAACGGACCCGACCAAGTTGAACCCATGTTTAGATACCTAAAGACAACATTCCAGGCTTTGCAGCTCGTCTGCGTTGTTCTACCGGGAAAAACTCCCGTCTACG CGGAGGTAAAGAGAGTCGGCGACACTTTGCTGGGCATGGCGACGCAGTGTGTGCAGGCAAAGAACGTCAACAAAACGTCGCCGCAGACGCTGTCTAACCTGTGCCTAAAGATAAACGTCAAACTGGGCGGCATAAACAGCATTTTAGTTCCGAGTATCAGACCGAAGGTATTTAACGAGCCTGTTATATTCCTCGGTGCTGATGTCACTCATCCGCCAGCTGGCGATAACAAGAAACCAAGCATTGCTGCTGTTGTCGGAAGCATGGATGCTCATCCTTCAAGGTACGCAGCGACGGTGAGAGTTCAGCAGCACAGGCAGGAAATCATCCAGGAATTAAGCTCCATGGTCAG AGAGCTGCTTATTATGTTTTACAAAAGTACGGGTGGTTACAAACCTCACAGGATAATATTGTACCGCGATGGAGTGTCAGAGGGGCAATTTTTGCATGTACTTCAGCATGAACTGACGGCTATTAGAGAAGCTTGTATTAAATTGGAGAGTGAGTACAAACCCGGCATCACCTTTATCGTCGTGCAAAAACGACACCACACGAGGCTGTTTTGTGCTGATAAAAAGGAACAGAGCGGCAAGAGCGGAAACATTCCTGCTGGGACTACTGTCGATGTTTGCATCACGCATCCCACTGAATTCGACTTTTATTTATGCAGCCACCAAGGCATACAG GGCACGTCAAGGCCGTCGCACTACCACGTTTTGTGGGATGACAATCACTTCGAGAGTGACGAACTCCAGTGCCTTACGTATCAGCTTTGTCACACTTACGTTAGGTGTACGAGATCAGTCAGTATTCCTGCGCCTGCTTACTACGCTCATCTGGTCGCATTCAGGGCCAGATACCATCTAGTAGAAAAGGAACACGATAG TGGCGAAGGATCGCATCAATCTGGTTGTAGCGAAGATAGAACGCCGGGAGCAATGGCGAGAGCCATAACAGTGCATGCGGACACAAAGCGAGTCATGTACTTTGCGTAA
- the LOC107227042 gene encoding protein argonaute-2 isoform X4 codes for MTQMEQQLPIQVPDLSTLRITTAVSMLGKAYGCGQCSAPPPGPTSSSSVGSGGASGSNVVASSSLGLVPAQQTHTPPQPPDLPKEKDDDSDEQQTIPVFSCPRRPNIGREGRPISLRANHFQITMPRGFVHHYDINIQPDKCPRKVNREIIETMVHAYSKIFGTLKPVFDGRNNLYTRDPLPIGNDRIELEVTLPGEGKDRVFRVVIKWVAQVSLFALEEALEGRTRQIPYDAILALDVVMRHLPSMTYTPVGRSFFSSPDGYYHPLGGGREVWFGFHQSVRPSQWKMMLNIDVSATAFYKAQPVIEFMCEVLDIRDINDQRKPLTDSQRVKFTKEIKGLKIEITHCGTMRRKYRVCNVTRKPAQMQSFPLQLENGQTVECTVAKYFLDKYKMKLRYPHLPCLQVGQEHKHTYLPLEVCNIVAGQRCIKKLTDMQTSTMIKATARSAPDREREINNLVRRADFNNDSYVQEFGLTISNNMMEVRGRVLPPPKLQYGGRVSSLSGQTKQQALPNQGVWDMRGKQFFTGVEIRVWAIACFAPQRTVREDALRTFTTQLQKISNDAGMPIIGQPCFCKYANGPDQVEPMFRYLKTTFQALQLVCVVLPGKTPVYAEVKRVGDTLLGMATQCVQAKNVNKTSPQTLSNLCLKINVKLGGINSILVPSIRPKVFNEPVIFLGADVTHPPAGDNKKPSIAAVVGSMDAHPSRYAATVRVQQHRQEIIQELSSMVRELLIMFYKSTGGYKPHRIILYRDGVSEGQFLHVLQHELTAIREACIKLESEYKPGITFIVVQKRHHTRLFCADKKEQSGKSGNIPAGTTVDVCITHPTEFDFYLCSHQGIQGTSRPSHYHVLWDDNHFESDELQCLTYQLCHTYVRCTRSVSIPAPAYYAHLVAFRARYHLVEKEHDSGEGSHQSGCSEDRTPGAMARAITVHADTKRVMYFA; via the exons ATGACACAAATGGAACAGCAGCTACCGATACAGGTGCCGGACTTAAGCACCCTACGGATTACAACCGCAGTCTCGATGCTAGGAAAGGCTTACGGATGTGGTCAATGCAgcg CTCCGCCACCTGGGCCAACGTCCAGCTCCTCTGTAGGAAGTGGTGGGGCATCAGGGAGCAACGTCGTAGCCTCGAGCTCCTTGGGTTTGGTTCCCGCACAACAGACACACACACCTCCTCAGCCGCCTGACCTACCCA aagagaaagaCGATGATTCTGATGAGCAACAAACCATTCCAGTGTTTTCATGCCCAAGAAGACCGAACATCGGAAGAGAGGGCAGGCCGATAAGCCTGAGAGctaatcattttcaaataacgATGCCGAGAGGGTTTGTCCATCATTATGATATCAACATACAACCAGACAAATGCCCCAGAAAAGTGAACAGGGAAATCATTGAGACTATGGTCCACGCTTACAGCAAGATATTCGGCACTCTAAAACCCGTTTTCGATGGTAGAAATAATCTTTACACTAGAGACCCGTTGCCTATTGGCAATGACAGGATAGAACTTGAG GTGACTCTGCCTGGTGAAGGCAAAGACAGAGTGTTTCGAGTAGTTATAAAGTGGGTGGCTCAGGTGTCTCTCTTTGCGTTGGAAGAGGCTCTGGAAGGACGGACCAGGCAAATTCCCTACGACGCTATTCTTGCTCTGGACGTTGTAATGCGGCACCTACCATCCATGACTTACACTCCCGTCGGCCGGTCATTTTTCAGCAGTCCGGATGGCTACTATCATCCGCTCGGCGGCGGCAGAGAAGTTTGGTTCGGTTTTCATCAGTCCGTCAGGCCCTCGCAGTGGAAAATGATGCTCAATATTGACG TTTCTGCAACGGCGTTCTACAAGGCGCAACCCGTAATAGAATTCATGTGTGAGGTACTTGATATACGAGATATCAACGATCAGCGTAAACCACTCACTGACTCTCAGAGGGTGAAGTTTACTAAAGAAATAAAGGGccttaaaattgaaataacacaTTGTGGGACGATGAGACGGAAATACAGAGTATGTAACGTCACCAGAAAGCCTGCACAAATGCAATC ATTTCCTCTGCAATTAGAAAACGGACAAACAGTGGAATGTACAGTTGCCAAATACTTTTTAgacaaatataaaatgaagCTAAGGTATCCGCATCTTCCATGTCTTCAGGTCGGCCAAGAACACAAACACACTTACTTGCCGCTTGag GTATGCAACATAGTGGCGGGACAACGTTGTATAAAGAAATTAACTGACATGCAAACGTCAACGATGATCAAAGCGACAGCACGCTCGGCACCAGATCGTGAGCGCGAGATAAACAACCTAGTCAGACGTGCAGACTTTAATAATGACTCCTACGTACAAGAATTCGGTCTCACAATATCGAACAACATGATGGAAGTCAGAGGTCGTGTGTTACCGCCACCAAAATTACAGTACGGAGGGCGTGTTAGTTCACTCAGTGGACAG ACAAAACAGCAGGCACTGCCGAATCAAGGTGTGTGGGACATGAGAGGGAAGCAATTTTTCACTGGAGTCGAAATCCGAGTTTGGGCTATAGCCTGTTTCGCACCGCAAAGAACTGTGCGCGAGGACGCCTTGCGAACTTTCACGACGCAGCTGCAGAAGATAAGCAACGATGCGGGAATGCCGATCATTGGACAACCCTGCTTTTGCAAATACGCCAACGGACCCGACCAAGTTGAACCCATGTTTAGATACCTAAAGACAACATTCCAGGCTTTGCAGCTCGTCTGCGTTGTTCTACCGGGAAAAACTCCCGTCTACG CGGAGGTAAAGAGAGTCGGCGACACTTTGCTGGGCATGGCGACGCAGTGTGTGCAGGCAAAGAACGTCAACAAAACGTCGCCGCAGACGCTGTCTAACCTGTGCCTAAAGATAAACGTCAAACTGGGCGGCATAAACAGCATTTTAGTTCCGAGTATCAGACCGAAGGTATTTAACGAGCCTGTTATATTCCTCGGTGCTGATGTCACTCATCCGCCAGCTGGCGATAACAAGAAACCAAGCATTGCTGCTGTTGTCGGAAGCATGGATGCTCATCCTTCAAGGTACGCAGCGACGGTGAGAGTTCAGCAGCACAGGCAGGAAATCATCCAGGAATTAAGCTCCATGGTCAG AGAGCTGCTTATTATGTTTTACAAAAGTACGGGTGGTTACAAACCTCACAGGATAATATTGTACCGCGATGGAGTGTCAGAGGGGCAATTTTTGCATGTACTTCAGCATGAACTGACGGCTATTAGAGAAGCTTGTATTAAATTGGAGAGTGAGTACAAACCCGGCATCACCTTTATCGTCGTGCAAAAACGACACCACACGAGGCTGTTTTGTGCTGATAAAAAGGAACAGAGCGGCAAGAGCGGAAACATTCCTGCTGGGACTACTGTCGATGTTTGCATCACGCATCCCACTGAATTCGACTTTTATTTATGCAGCCACCAAGGCATACAG GGCACGTCAAGGCCGTCGCACTACCACGTTTTGTGGGATGACAATCACTTCGAGAGTGACGAACTCCAGTGCCTTACGTATCAGCTTTGTCACACTTACGTTAGGTGTACGAGATCAGTCAGTATTCCTGCGCCTGCTTACTACGCTCATCTGGTCGCATTCAGGGCCAGATACCATCTAGTAGAAAAGGAACACGATAG TGGCGAAGGATCGCATCAATCTGGTTGTAGCGAAGATAGAACGCCGGGAGCAATGGCGAGAGCCATAACAGTGCATGCGGACACAAAGCGAGTCATGTACTTTGCGTAA